One stretch of Thalassophryne amazonica chromosome 17, fThaAma1.1, whole genome shotgun sequence DNA includes these proteins:
- the LOC117529938 gene encoding uncharacterized protein LOC117529938, giving the protein MPGRSSSSSRGVKRERDHGEFEPEAAEETVKEEGGGGEEVSDGEDTARTTRKKFEVFSEAEEENLAEWFRSHPLFYDQTVKDFKNRQKKDRLLKEKGKELRVSGSDIMVWFKSKRTVFGRLKKKKESGEGTKRWTARQRWIMAAFQFLASHVILRSESRQVGWPPVTEEEDDNNIDEEGPTPPVSLSNKDTQDAPHALAPEFVRSVTSQSQRVNGGKTQKELEMPVTKLSGNSMGAQQLQQQVDEVIRGAANQRSVWGQWMASALMNVSDDLWDSFQLESLQLIQRYIKMSRAAFE; this is encoded by the exons ATGCCGGGCAGAAGCAGCTCGAGCAGCAGGGGGGTAAAGAGGGAGAGAGACCACGGAGAGTTCGAGCCAGAAGCTGCAGAAGAAACGGTGAAGGAGGAAGGAGGTGGCGGGGAAGAGGTTTCTGACGGGGAGGACACCGCCAGGACCACCAGGAAGAAGTTTGAAGTGTTTTCAGAAGCAGAGGAAGAAAATTTGGCCGAATGGTTTAGAAGTCATCCTTTATTCTATGATCAAACAGTAAAGGACTTCAAGAATCGCCAGAAGAAAGACAGGCTGCTGAAAGAGAAGGGCAAAGAGCTGCGGGTCAGCG GGTCTGACATAATGGTTTGGTTTAAGTCCAAGCGCACTGTGTTTGGCCGActcaagaagaagaaggagagtgGTGAGGGCACCAAGAGGTGGACGGCCAGGCAACGGTGGATCATGGCAGCATTCCAGTTCCTGGCATCGCACGTTATCCTGCGTAGTGAAAGCAGGCAAGTGGGCTGGCCTCCCGTCACAGAGGAGGAGGACGACAACAACATTGATGAAGAAGGTCCAACACCACCAGTCTCCCTTTCTAACAAGGATACCCAGGACGCACCACATGCACTGGCTCCCGAATTTGTCAGGTCAGTCACATCCCAAAGTCAGAGGGTGAATGGTGGGAAAACCCAAAAGGAGCTTGAGATGCCCGTGACCAAACTCTCTGGAAATTCAATGGGGGCCCAGCAGCTGCAGCAACAAGTCGATGAGGTGATAAGGGGCGCTGCCAATCAGAGGTCGGTATGGGGGCAGTGGATGGCATCTGCTCTCATGAATGTGTCAGATGACTTATGGGACAGCTTCCAACTCGAGTCCCTCCAGTTAATACAGAGGTACATTAAGATGAGTCGAGCGGCTTTCGAATAA
- the rabepk gene encoding rab9 effector protein with kelch motifs has product MELLPILDPLDKPREGIWYCLAPSGSVPGVSVGHTCIFIPSESGGKGRILIVGGANPSGTFSHSHIINLDNNRWEMPEWNGLETRYEHCSFVPENNPQSLWVFGGAHQSANRSCIQNIQLTDSGSHWKNVSVNGEPPCPRTYHTNSACIGDRLYIFSGGETGATPVSDPKVHIFDTVSSSWTQHEPQGRLPPARHGHIIIAVGSRIYIHGGMAGDTSHSDMYCLDTRSMKWTKVKMKGSIPPGVAAHSAVVLGKNIYIFGGMTAEGASNHMYRFNTDTNHWLQMKFEGDVPPSRLDHSMCLVPWKVCSETAADEQTEHPAASQTVFLAFVFGGMDTQGVIHNDCVVTVVT; this is encoded by the exons ATGGAGCTTTTACCAATCCTTGACCCTCTGGACAAACCACGAGAAGGAATATG GTATTGCTTGGCACCCAGTGGAAGTGTTCCAGGTGTTAGTGTGGGCCATACCTGCATCTTTATTCCATCTGAAAGTGGAGGAAAGGGGCGAATCCTTATTGTTGGGGGAGCCAATCCCAGTGGCACTTTCTCACATTCCCATATCATAAATCTAG ATAATAACAGATGGGAAATGCCAGAATGGAATGGTTTGGAGACACGATATGAACACTGCAGCTTTGTGCCCGAGAACAACCCACAGAGCCTGTGGGTTTTTGGAGGTGCACATCAGAGCGCCAATCGCAGTTGTATCCAAAACATTCAACTAACAG ACAGTGGGTCTCACTGGAAGAATGTTTCTGTAAATGGGGAgcctccatgtcccaggacatACCATACCAACTCAGCCTGCATTGGGGACAGACTGTACATTTTTTCTGGAGGGGAAACAGGAGCTACACCTGTCTCAGACCCAAAAGTTCACATATTCGATACAG TTTCCAGCTCCTGGACCCAGCATGAACCACAAGGCAGACTCCCTCCAGCGAGACACGGACACATCATCATCGCTGTGGGTTCAAGGATCTACATTCATGGAGGCATGGCTGGAGACACATCCCACAGTGACATGTACTGCCTCGATACGA GGAGCATGAAGTGGACCAAAGTGAAAATGAAAGGAAGCATCCCACCAGGAGTAGCGGCCCACTCGGCTGTGGTTCTGGGAAAGAATATTTACATCTTTGGTGGGATGACAGCAGAGGGAGCCAGTAACCACATGTACCGATTCAACACTG ATACAAATCACTGGCTCCAGATGAAATTTGAAGGGGATGTGCCACCCAGTCGCCTAGATCACTCCATGTGTTTAGTGCCGTGGAAAGTGTGCAGTGAAACAGCAGCAGATGAGCAAACTGAACACCCAGCTGCTTCCCAGACAGTATTTTTAGCTTTTGTATTTGGAGGGATGGATACTCAAGGTGTCATACACAATGACTGTGTAGTGACTGTAGTGACATGA
- the hspa5 gene encoding endoplasmic reticulum chaperone BiP encodes MKLLWVVLLVVGTVFADDDDKKDSVGTVIGIDLGTTYSCVGVFKNGRVEIIANDQGNRITPSYVAFTSEGERLIGDAAKNQLTSNPENTVFDAKRLIGRTWGDSSVQQDIKYLPFKVLEKKSKPHIQVDIGSQMKTFAPEEISAMVLTKMKETAEAYLGKKVTHAVVTVPAYFNDAQRQATKDAGTIAGLNVMRIINEPTAAAIAYGLDKKDGEKNILVFDLGGGTFDVSLLTIDNGVFEVVATNGDTHLGGEDFDQRVMEHFIKLYKKKTGKDVRKDNRAVQKLRREVEKAKRALSAQHQARIEIESFFEGEDFSETLTRAKFEELNMDLFRSTMKPVQKVLEDADLKKSDIDEIVLVGGSTRIPKVQQLVKEFFNGKEPSRGINPDEAVAYGAAVQAGVLSGEEDPGDVVLLDVCPLTLGIETVGGVMTKLIPRNTVVPTKKSQIFSTASDNQPTVTIKVYEGERPLTKDNHLLGTFDLTGIPPAPRGVPQIEVTFEIDVNGILRVTAEDKGTGNKNKITITNDQNRLTPEDIERMVNDAERFADEDKKLKERIDARNELESYAYSLKNQVGDKEKLGGKLSNEDKETIEKAVEEKIEWMESHQDAELEDFQAKKKELEEVVQPIISKLYGSAGGPPPEGETDQEKDEL; translated from the exons ATGAAGTTGTTGTGGGTTGTGTTGCTCGTGGTCGGCACCGTGTTTGCCGATGACGATGATAAAAAAGATAGTGTGGGGACCGTGATTGGAATAGACCTGGGGACCACCTACTCATG TGTTGGAGTCTTCAAGAATGGCCGTGTGGAGATCATCGCCAACGATCAGGGAAACCGCATCACTCCATCATACGTCGCTTTCACCAGTGAGGGTGAGCGTCTGATCGGTGACGCTGCAAAGAACCAGCTGACCTCTAACCCAGAGAACACAGTTTTTGATGCCAAGAGGTTGATTGGCCGCACTTGGGGTGACTCCTCCGTGCAGCAGGACATCAAATACCTACCATTTAAG GTCCTGGAGAAGAAAAGCAAACCCCATATCCAGGTTGACATTGGCAGTCAGATGAAAACATTTGCTCCAGAGGAGATCTCAGCCATGGTGCTGACTAAAATGAAGGAGACTGCTGAGGCGTACCTGGGCAAGAAG gtcacACATGCTGTAGTCACTGTTCCTGCTTACTTCAATGATGCCCAGCGACAGGCCACTAAGGATGCTGGAACCATTGCTGGGCTGAATGTCATGAGAATCATCAATGAGCC AACTGCTGCTGCCATTGCCTATGGGTTGGACAAGAAGGATGGCGAGAAGAACATTCTGGTGTTTGATCTCGGTGGCGGTACCTTTGACGTCTCCCTTCTGACCATTGATAATGGAGTGTTTGAAGTAGTAGCTACAAATGGTGACACTCACCTTGGAGGTGAAGACTTTGACCAGCGTGTCATGGAGCATTTcatcaagctgtacaagaagaaaACTGGTAAAGATGTACGCAAAGACAACCGTGCTGTGCAGAAGCTGCGACGTGAGGTTGAAAAGGCTAAGAGGGCGCTGTCTGCTCAGCACCAGGCTCGCATTGAAATAGAGTCCTTCTTTGAGGGAGAAGACTTCTCTGAAACCCTGACACGTGCCAAATTTGAAGAGCTCAATATG GATCTGTTCCGTTCGACCATGAAACCTGTACAGAAGGTGCTGGAAGATGCTGACCTGAAGAAGTCTGACATTGACGAGATTGTACTGGTCGGAGGCTCGACCCGTATCCCAAAAGTCCAGCAGCTGGTGAAAGAGTTCTTCAATGGCAAAGAGCCATCTAGGGGCATCAACCCTGATGAGGCTGTGGCATACGGTGCTGCTGTGCAAGCTGGAGTCCTCTCTGGAGAGGAAGACCCTG GTGATGTGGTTCTTCTGGATGTGTGCCCCCTGACCCTTGGTATTGAGACTGTTGGAGGAGTCATGACCAAGCTGATCCCCAGGAACACTGTGGTACCCACCAAGAAGTCTCAGATTTTTTCTACTGCCTCTGATAACCAGCCTACAGTCACCATCAAGGTCTATGAAG GTGAGCGTCCCCTGACAAAAGACAACCATCTGCTTGGCACCTTTGACCTGACTGGGATTCCTCCTGCCCCCCGTGGTGTACCACAGATTGAGGTCACCTTTGAGATTGACGTAAACGGCATTCTGCGAGTTACTGCTGAGGATAAAGGCACAGGCAACAAGAACAAGATCACAATCACGAATGACCAGAACCGCCTGACTCCAGAGGATATTGAGCGAATGGTGAATGATGCAGAGCGTTTCGCTGATGAAGACAAGAAACTGAAAGAGCGAATTGATGCCCGCAATGAGCTGGAGAGTTATGCCTATTCACTGAAGAACCAGGTGGGTGACAAAGAGAAGCTGGGTGGCAAGTTGTCAAATGAAGACAAGGAAACCATTGAGAAGGCAGTAGAGGAGAAAATTGAGTGGATGGAGTCCCACCAAGATGCTGAGCTGGAAGACTTCCAGGCTAAGAAGAAAGAGCTGGAGGAGGTGGTCCAGCCGATTATCAGTAAGCTTTATGGCAGTGCGGGTGGACCACCCCCTGAAGGTGAAACTGACCAAGAGAAGGATGAGTTGTAG